GCAGCCATCTGCGGCAGGTGCGAAATGGCCACCAGCTGGTGCTTCTGCGCCATTTGCTGCATCATGCGGCCCACTTTCACGGCAATCTCGCCGCTGATGCCGGTGTCAATTTCGTCGAACACTATCGTGGGCAGCGCCGTTTTATCGGCCAGCATGTACTTGATGCACAGCATCAGGCGCGAGAATTCGCCGCCCGAGGCGGCCTTGCTCAGCGTTTGCGGCTGGGCGCCTTTGTTGGCGGTGAAGAGAATGTTCACCACGTCGATGCCGCTGGCGGTGGGCGCCCCTACTGCGTTTTGCACCACGATGCGGGCGTGTGGCATGCCGAGGTCGGCCAGCAACAGGCCCAGCTGCTTCTCGAAGTTGGGGAACGACTTGCGGCGGCTTTCCGACAGCTTGGCGCCCTGCTTGGTAACGGCGGCCAGGGCGGCGTCGGAGTCCTTGCGCAGGCGGTTGATTTCCTTGTCCAGGTTCAGCACTGAGCTCACTTTCTGGCGCAGGCTGTCGCGCACTTCAATGAGGGCGGGCAGGTCGCGGGCCTGGTGCTTGCGCTGCAAAGTGTAGAGCACGTTGAGGCGGTCCTGCAGTTCCTCGGCGCGGGCGGGGTCGCCTTCGGTGCGGCGCTCGGCCACTTCCACTTCGTCGGCGATGTCGTGCAGCTCAATCAGGCAGCTTTCCAGACGCTCGCGCAGCTCCTTGAAGTTGTCGGCGTAGCTGGCCACCTGGCCCAACAGCACCGAAGCTTCCTTCATGGTGCCAGTGGCGCAGCTTTCGCTGTCGCGTAGGCCGTGCAGCGCCTGGCTCAGCTTGTATTTGATTTCCTCGGCGTGCTCCAGCTGCTTCACCTCCTGTTCCAGGGCTTCCTGGTCTTCGTTGTCGAGGCGGGCTTCTTCGAGCTCGCTCAGCAGGAAGCTATTGTAGTCCAGCTCCTTGCTAGCCTGAGCAGCCTGGCTTTCCAGAGCCTGCAAGTCAACTTCCAGCTTGCGGTAGGTGCGGAAAGCGCTGCCGTACGCGGTGCGCTGTGGCACCAGCCCGGCGTACAAATCCAGCAGGTTGAGTTGGAAAACCCCGTCGCCCAGCAGCAGCGTGTCGTGCTGCGAGTGAATGTCCATCAGGTTGGCCCCAATTTTCCGCAGGGCTTCCAAGGTCACGGGCGTGTCGTTCACGAAAGCGCGCGACTTACCATTTGGGCTGATTTCGCGCCGCAGAATGCAGTGCGTGTCGTAGTCCAGGTCTTCGGCGTCGAAGATGTCCTGCAGCTGGTAGTTGGCAATGTCAAACTGGCCCTCAATCACGCACTTGCGTTCGGTATCGAACAGCATGCGCGAGTCGGCGCGGTTGCCCAGCAGCAGGCCAATAGCGCCCAGCATAATGGATTTGCCGGCTCCGGTTTCACCCGTAATGATATTCAGCAATGGCGACGGCCGCAGCTCCAGCTGCTCAATCAGCGCGTAATTCTTAATTCGTAAATCGACAAGCATAACTAATGTAAAGTCGTTGGATAATCAGCCGTCATGCTGCGCGCAACCGAAGCATCTCTAGCGCGAGAGTAGTTAGGTACTTCCCCGGTAGAGATGCTTCGGCTGCACTCAGCATGACCGTTTTTCTGGTTCCAATTCCAGGTTTTACTTCAATACAGTTTGGTATTTAGCCGAATTGCCGGGGTCCACTTCCGTGAGCATGGTCACAAGCTGCTGCTTCTGCGACTGGTCCGGACTGGTGCGGAAGATGTTGGCAATTTCCTCGGCCTTAGCGTCGAAAAACGCCCGGAAAATCAACGAGCCCGGCCGCGTAATGGCGGCTTTCTGGATGCCGGTGAGAGCAGCCATTACCGAGGCGCGGGCTTCTTCGGGCTTTTCGATAAACACGTCCATGCCCAAGCGGTAGTAATTGTACAAGCCGGTGCGCACGGCTTCAAATTGCGGGTCGGTGAGGTTGTCGAGCAGGAAGTGACGCTCGCGCGAACCCGTGCCGCGCCATCCTTCGTCGGGCTCGTTGGTGGTGGTCTGGTTGGCCGAGTAGTTCACAATGTTGCGGGCCAGCTCGTAGTACGGCGTGCCGCCAAGCTTGCCGAACGTGTCGCGGTCGATGCCAATGACGAGGTAGGCGTAGTACCCCAGCAGCGACGACAGGTTGGAGTCGAAGCTGTTGGGCGAGAAGCGCAGCGACATCTGCGGCGAGTAGTTGAAATTGAAACTCTTGTCGTTGATGCTGATGACGTTGGTTTCGTAGCCCGTGCCGTACACCGGCCGCGTCGACACCAAGCGCATGATGCAGTTGTAGGTGCCGTTTTGCGGGATGGTGGTGATGCCGATGAACATGCGCAGGCGAATGCGCTCCCCGTCGCGGTAGGTTTGGGTGGTCCAGGCGCGGTTGTTCAGGAACTCGCGGATGTCCTTTTGCATGCTCGTGACGATGGTGGGGTCCGAAATCGTCACGTTTTCGGTGGTCACCGTCACTTCGGCCTGCAGCTCCTGGGCGCGGGCCACGGGGCCGGCCAGCAGCAAAACGAGTATCGGCAGGGCCGCGAGGAGTTTTCGCAACATGGTTTTCAATGGGTTGCGGCCCGGCGGGCCAGAATCAGGCTTACCAGTCCGCGGGCCACGTCGGCTTTGGACTGCAACTCAAAATTAACGATTTGGCCGGCGGCGTCCAGCACGGTCACCTTATTGGTGTCGTGGCCGAAACCCGCACCCGCGTCGCGGAGCGAATTCAGCACGACGAGGTCGAAGTTTTTCCGGTGCAGCTTGTCCTGGGCATGGGCCAGCTCGTTCGTAGTCTCCAACGCAAAACCGACCGC
This DNA window, taken from Hymenobacter sp. 5317J-9, encodes the following:
- a CDS encoding DUF4835 family protein, whose protein sequence is MLRKLLAALPILVLLLAGPVARAQELQAEVTVTTENVTISDPTIVTSMQKDIREFLNNRAWTTQTYRDGERIRLRMFIGITTIPQNGTYNCIMRLVSTRPVYGTGYETNVISINDKSFNFNYSPQMSLRFSPNSFDSNLSSLLGYYAYLVIGIDRDTFGKLGGTPYYELARNIVNYSANQTTTNEPDEGWRGTGSRERHFLLDNLTDPQFEAVRTGLYNYYRLGMDVFIEKPEEARASVMAALTGIQKAAITRPGSLIFRAFFDAKAEEIANIFRTSPDQSQKQQLVTMLTEVDPGNSAKYQTVLK
- the recN gene encoding DNA repair protein RecN, which encodes MLVDLRIKNYALIEQLELRPSPLLNIITGETGAGKSIMLGAIGLLLGNRADSRMLFDTERKCVIEGQFDIANYQLQDIFDAEDLDYDTHCILRREISPNGKSRAFVNDTPVTLEALRKIGANLMDIHSQHDTLLLGDGVFQLNLLDLYAGLVPQRTAYGSAFRTYRKLEVDLQALESQAAQASKELDYNSFLLSELEEARLDNEDQEALEQEVKQLEHAEEIKYKLSQALHGLRDSESCATGTMKEASVLLGQVASYADNFKELRERLESCLIELHDIADEVEVAERRTEGDPARAEELQDRLNVLYTLQRKHQARDLPALIEVRDSLRQKVSSVLNLDKEINRLRKDSDAALAAVTKQGAKLSESRRKSFPNFEKQLGLLLADLGMPHARIVVQNAVGAPTASGIDVVNILFTANKGAQPQTLSKAASGGEFSRLMLCIKYMLADKTALPTIVFDEIDTGISGEIAVKVGRMMQQMAQKHQLVAISHLPQMAAAGDVHYFVYKEDRADRTVSRIRELSQEERIKEIAHMIAGAKPSENAFQSARELLALRGETVG